Proteins encoded within one genomic window of Brenneria nigrifluens DSM 30175 = ATCC 13028:
- a CDS encoding HAMP domain-containing protein: MTAVSVVALVTISLFIVIQLFHFVNQRRDDYARQLEVIAYSVRQPLTEAVLQGEVQRAEDILNNLLPVGFLSRADVLLPDDFQTLHANFPTERPVPQWIARFFKLPIRISVPLYSPPQTQYSTPLAHLVLQADSYRMFQFIVSTFSIMLATYLLLALILSIAITWCINRLMVYPLRAIITELKNLPAQRIAHHQLTLPAWHQDDEIGALVRCYNRNQQLLEQSLFAAQYEFADKTAYVLHLEQWLAENAPFSLMVIGLEPLPADSEGNGVEVYHTLINQLKAAVNQQQEGKRILLARLDRDEFAVLARPLASAEQAQAWARNVTLQINAPFMPASGQSSPYFAGAGLLHVDPSSGQEVRSAALLLAQARLAMQLARHEGNHGIHVFQQ, encoded by the coding sequence ATGACAGCCGTGTCCGTTGTGGCGCTGGTTACCATCAGTCTGTTTATAGTGATACAGCTTTTTCACTTCGTGAATCAACGGCGTGATGATTATGCCAGGCAACTGGAGGTTATCGCTTACTCGGTACGCCAGCCGTTGACGGAAGCGGTGCTACAGGGCGAAGTGCAGCGGGCTGAAGATATTCTGAACAATTTGTTGCCCGTCGGTTTTTTAAGCCGGGCGGATGTTCTGCTGCCTGACGACTTCCAGACGCTGCACGCCAATTTCCCGACGGAACGTCCGGTGCCGCAGTGGATCGCCCGCTTTTTTAAACTGCCGATACGTATCTCGGTGCCGCTGTATTCCCCGCCGCAGACGCAATATTCGACGCCGTTGGCGCATCTGGTGCTGCAGGCCGACTCTTATCGCATGTTCCAGTTTATTGTCAGTACGTTTTCGATCATGCTGGCAACCTATCTGCTGTTGGCGCTTATTTTATCCATCGCCATTACCTGGTGCATCAATCGGCTGATGGTGTATCCATTGCGGGCGATTATTACCGAATTAAAGAATCTGCCGGCGCAGCGGATCGCCCACCATCAGCTGACGCTGCCGGCCTGGCATCAGGATGACGAGATCGGCGCGCTGGTGCGCTGCTATAACCGCAATCAGCAATTGCTGGAACAGTCGCTTTTTGCCGCGCAGTATGAGTTCGCCGATAAAACGGCCTATGTTCTCCATCTGGAGCAGTGGCTGGCGGAAAACGCGCCGTTCAGCCTTATGGTTATCGGCCTTGAACCGTTACCGGCCGATAGCGAAGGCAACGGCGTTGAGGTTTACCATACTTTGATTAATCAGCTAAAAGCGGCGGTTAATCAGCAGCAGGAAGGAAAGCGTATTTTATTGGCCCGTCTGGACCGGGATGAGTTCGCGGTGCTGGCAAGGCCGCTGGCGAGCGCGGAACAGGCGCAAGCCTGGGCGCGGAACGTTACGCTGCAAATCAATGCGCCGTTTATGCCGGCCAGCGGTCAATCATCGCCGTATTTCGCCGGCGCTGGTCTTCTCCACGTTGACCCATCGTCCGGCCAAGAGGTCAGGAGTGCGGCGCTGCTGCTTGCGCAGGCGCGTCTGGCCATGCAGCTGGCCCGCCATGAAGGGAACCACGGCATTCACGTTTTTCAGCAATAA
- the ddpX gene encoding D-alanyl-D-alanine dipeptidase, producing the protein MNQDIELVDIAAVFPQVRIDMKYATADNITGRTIYSENRCLLHPDAAEALGRSVGIAELAGVTLLIYDAYRPRKAQEYLWLACPDPRYVMEVSLGSNHSRGTAVDVALCDENGRLLDMGTEFDEMHERSHPYHPAVPPTAQRNRLLLNAIMFGGGFVGIASEWWHFELPGSSAYPLLSERFSCIASQNIILPHLL; encoded by the coding sequence ATGAATCAAGATATTGAATTGGTTGATATTGCCGCTGTTTTTCCCCAGGTGCGCATCGACATGAAATATGCCACGGCGGATAACATTACCGGCCGGACCATTTACAGCGAAAATCGCTGCTTGCTGCACCCGGACGCCGCCGAGGCCCTGGGGCGCAGCGTGGGAATCGCCGAGCTGGCGGGGGTCACGCTGCTGATTTACGACGCCTATCGTCCCAGGAAGGCGCAGGAGTATCTGTGGCTGGCCTGCCCGGACCCGCGGTATGTGATGGAGGTCTCGCTGGGCTCCAATCATAGCCGCGGCACCGCAGTGGACGTTGCGCTTTGCGACGAAAACGGCCGACTGCTGGATATGGGCACGGAATTTGATGAGATGCATGAACGCTCTCATCCTTATCACCCCGCCGTGCCGCCTACGGCGCAGCGCAATCGCCTGTTGTTGAACGCCATCATGTTCGGCGGCGGCTTTGTCGGCATCGCCAGCGAATGGTGGCACTTTGAACTGCCCGGCTCTTCGGCCTACCCGCTGTTAAGCGAGCGTTTTAGCTGCATCGCATCGCAAAACATCATCCTCCCCCATTTACTGTGA
- a CDS encoding MurR/RpiR family transcriptional regulator has product MAEKMELIARIEASFSQQTPSGKRIAGWLLTHIEQVPFETADSIAKATGTSGITVGRYLRKLGYRNLEDVKSSLRASPDMPYQPWGVIDRLDSWRQQHALSDRFSQSLQLELDAIARVYQLAQSETFARVSRQLAEAEAVFILGIQSTRGIANAFFSHLEYLRPRVSYVDGLSGTWVESLNSEFDRPYLVVTDTRAYSTIARQYCRAASERDLPLALVTDIWCPWARDYPLDLLQVQTDTGHFWDSLAPLSCLFNLLLSAVVERLGDRLASRLALNRQLQQEFGQFER; this is encoded by the coding sequence ATGGCGGAAAAAATGGAATTGATCGCAAGGATTGAAGCAAGTTTCAGCCAGCAGACGCCGAGCGGTAAACGCATTGCCGGCTGGCTGCTCACGCATATCGAACAGGTGCCGTTCGAAACAGCGGATAGCATTGCCAAAGCGACGGGAACCTCCGGCATTACCGTCGGGCGCTATTTGCGCAAGCTGGGCTATCGCAATCTGGAAGATGTCAAAAGCAGTTTGCGCGCGTCGCCGGACATGCCCTACCAGCCATGGGGCGTGATCGACCGCCTTGATTCATGGCGGCAACAGCATGCGTTATCAGACCGTTTTTCCCAGTCGCTTCAGCTTGAGCTGGATGCCATCGCCAGGGTTTATCAACTGGCGCAGAGCGAAACCTTTGCCCGGGTGAGCCGGCAGCTGGCCGAAGCGGAAGCGGTGTTTATTTTGGGCATCCAGTCCACGCGCGGTATCGCCAACGCTTTTTTCAGCCATCTGGAATACCTGCGTCCCCGCGTCAGCTATGTCGATGGGCTATCGGGTACCTGGGTGGAGTCGCTCAACTCCGAGTTTGATCGTCCTTATCTGGTGGTTACCGACACGCGCGCGTATTCCACCATCGCCCGGCAATATTGCCGCGCCGCCAGTGAGCGCGACCTGCCGCTGGCGCTGGTCACCGATATCTGGTGCCCGTGGGCGCGGGATTATCCGCTGGATCTGCTGCAAGTGCAGACCGATACCGGCCATTTCTGGGATTCGCTGGCGCCGCTCAGTTGCCTGTTCAACCTGCTGCTTTCCGCAGTCGTGGAGCGGCTCGGCGATCGTTTGGCCTCCCGTCTGGCGCTAAACCGCCAACTGCAACAGGAGTTTGGACAATTTGAACGCTAA
- a CDS encoding ABC transporter ATP-binding protein: MHDDVLNIDNLQLSFPVYNGEVSALNQVSLQVKRGEIVGVVGESGSGKSVTAMLAMRLLTPGSYRVNGGSLSVLGMDVLNASEKQMRRLRGAQAAMIFQEPMTALNPTRRIGRQMTDVIRQHQPLSRQAAVQKAIGLLNEMQISDAARVMERYPFELSGGMRQRVIIALAFSCDPQLIIADEPTTALDVTVQRQVLRLLQRKARASGTSVLFISHDMAVVSQLCDRLYVMYAGAVIESGATRDVISRPVHPYSIGLLRCAPEEAQPRAQLPAIPGTVPNLASLPVGCAFRDRCFAADARCRQRPALISCGVGEQRAACWHPQRGEQHV, encoded by the coding sequence ATGCACGACGACGTTCTGAATATCGATAATTTACAGCTGAGCTTCCCGGTGTATAACGGCGAAGTCAGCGCGCTCAATCAGGTCTCGCTGCAGGTGAAGCGCGGCGAAATTGTCGGCGTGGTCGGCGAGTCCGGTTCGGGCAAGTCGGTTACCGCCATGCTGGCCATGCGCCTGCTGACCCCCGGCAGCTATCGCGTTAACGGCGGCAGCCTTAGCGTTCTCGGTATGGATGTACTGAATGCCAGCGAAAAGCAGATGCGGCGACTGCGCGGGGCGCAAGCGGCGATGATCTTTCAGGAGCCGATGACGGCGCTCAATCCCACGCGGCGTATCGGCCGGCAGATGACCGATGTGATCCGCCAGCATCAGCCCCTCTCCCGCCAGGCGGCGGTTCAGAAAGCCATCGGGCTGCTGAATGAAATGCAGATTTCCGACGCCGCCCGAGTGATGGAGCGCTATCCCTTCGAACTGTCGGGCGGCATGCGCCAGCGGGTGATCATCGCGCTGGCTTTCTCCTGCGATCCGCAGCTGATTATCGCCGATGAGCCGACGACCGCGCTGGATGTCACCGTGCAGCGGCAGGTGTTGCGCCTGCTGCAGCGCAAAGCGCGCGCCAGCGGGACCTCGGTACTGTTTATCAGCCACGATATGGCGGTGGTGTCCCAGCTTTGCGATCGTCTGTATGTGATGTACGCGGGCGCGGTGATTGAGAGCGGCGCGACGCGGGATGTGATTTCCCGTCCCGTCCATCCTTATTCCATCGGCTTGTTGCGCTGCGCGCCGGAAGAAGCGCAGCCCCGCGCGCAGCTGCCCGCTATTCCGGGCACCGTGCCCAACCTGGCGTCGCTGCCGGTGGGCTGCGCCTTCCGCGATCGCTGCTTTGCCGCCGATGCGCGCTGCCGGCAACGGCCGGCGTTAATATCCTGCGGCGTCGGCGAACAACGCGCCGCCTGCTGGCATCCGCAACGGGGGGAGCAACATGTCTGA
- a CDS encoding dicarboxylate/amino acid:cation symporter encodes MKTSIFKSLYFQVLTAITVGILLGHFYPEIGEQMKPLGDGFVKLIKMIIAPVIFCTVVTGIAGMESMKSVGKTGAAALLYFEVVSTIALIIGLIVVNVVKPGAGMNIDPASLDASAVAVYTQQASQQGLIPFLLDVIPSSAVGAFASGNILQVLLFAVMFGFALHRLGEKGKMIFDVIESFSRVIFGIINMIMRLAPLGAFGAMAFTIGKYGLGTLVQLGQLIACFYITCLLFVFLVLGSIAKATGFSILKFIRYIKEELLIVLGTSSSESVLPRMLEKMEKVGCKKSVVGLVIPTGYSFNLDGTSIYLTMAAVFIAQATNSHMDLWHQITLLVVLLLSSKGAAGVTGSGFIVLAATLSAVGHLPVAGLALILGIDRFMSEARALTNLIGNGVATIVVAKYCHELDAKQMDAVLSGKDDDNGGKTTQPTTLS; translated from the coding sequence ATGAAAACATCTATTTTTAAAAGTCTTTATTTTCAGGTGCTTACTGCCATTACGGTAGGGATACTGTTGGGCCATTTCTATCCGGAAATCGGCGAGCAGATGAAGCCACTGGGCGATGGATTTGTAAAATTAATTAAAATGATCATCGCCCCGGTCATATTTTGTACCGTGGTGACCGGTATTGCCGGCATGGAAAGCATGAAGTCAGTGGGTAAAACCGGCGCGGCCGCCCTGCTGTATTTTGAAGTTGTCAGTACGATTGCCTTGATCATCGGCCTGATAGTGGTCAACGTGGTAAAACCAGGCGCCGGCATGAATATCGATCCCGCTTCTCTGGATGCCTCCGCCGTCGCCGTTTATACCCAGCAGGCATCGCAGCAGGGGCTGATCCCGTTCCTGCTGGATGTGATCCCTTCAAGCGCGGTAGGCGCCTTCGCCAGCGGCAATATTCTCCAGGTGCTGCTGTTTGCGGTGATGTTTGGCTTTGCGCTGCATCGGCTGGGCGAAAAAGGAAAAATGATCTTTGACGTGATCGAAAGTTTCTCCAGGGTGATTTTCGGCATCATTAATATGATCATGCGCCTGGCTCCTTTAGGCGCGTTCGGCGCCATGGCGTTCACCATCGGCAAATATGGGCTAGGGACATTGGTGCAACTGGGTCAGCTGATCGCCTGCTTCTATATAACCTGCCTGCTGTTCGTGTTCCTGGTGCTGGGCAGTATCGCCAAGGCCACCGGCTTCAGCATCCTCAAATTCATTCGCTATATCAAAGAAGAGCTGTTGATCGTGCTGGGGACCTCCTCTTCCGAATCAGTGCTGCCGCGCATGCTGGAGAAGATGGAGAAAGTCGGGTGTAAGAAATCGGTGGTCGGTCTGGTGATCCCGACGGGCTACTCGTTCAATCTTGACGGTACGTCCATCTACCTGACCATGGCGGCGGTGTTTATTGCGCAGGCGACCAACAGCCATATGGATCTCTGGCATCAGATTACCCTGCTGGTGGTTTTACTGCTCTCTTCCAAGGGGGCGGCGGGCGTTACCGGCAGCGGATTTATCGTGCTGGCCGCCACGCTCTCGGCGGTAGGCCATCTGCCGGTAGCGGGTTTGGCGTTGATTCTGGGCATTGACCGCTTTATGTCGGAAGCCCGCGCGCTGACCAACCTGATTGGCAATGGCGTGGCCACCATCGTCGTTGCGAAGTATTGCCATGAGCTGGATGCGAAGCAGATGGACGCGGTACTTTCCGGCAAGGATGATGATAACGGCGGAAAAACCACGCAGCCGACCACGCTGTCATAA
- a CDS encoding ABC transporter substrate-binding protein — protein sequence MKMTSTAVSLFRPALIAAAIAISVTPALAAVPQDMLVIGKAADPQTLDPAVTIDNNDWTVTYPAYQRLVQYKTENGKGSTEVEGDLAAGWQASADGKVWTFQLKNDAKFSDGAPVTAEAVKFSFERLLRIGQGPSEAYPKDLNVEVVDPYTVRFTLSTPFAPFLYTLANAGAAIVNPAVIKDHGADDAKGWLAENTAGSGPYMLQRWQKGQQLVLVPNPHYNGAKPAFKRVSVKIIGESATRRLQLSRGDIDIAESLPIDQLAALKKEGKVATNEYPSLRVTYLYLNNGRAPLNQADLRRAISWSTDYPGMVNGLLGGNAKQMRGPIPEGLWGYDAQAMQYGFDAQKAQAAYDKVTDKPSSLTFLYSDNDANWEPIAISTQASLKNLGINVKLEKLANATMRDRVGKGDYDIAIGNWSPDFADPYMFMNYWFESDKKGLPGNRAFYDNKTVDDLLKKAVATSDQAERSKNYQAAQKIVIDEAAYVYLFQKNYQVAINKEVKGFVFNPMLEQVFNVATMSK from the coding sequence ATGAAGATGACTAGCACAGCAGTTTCGTTGTTTCGACCGGCGCTGATCGCCGCGGCTATCGCCATAAGCGTTACGCCCGCACTGGCGGCGGTGCCGCAAGATATGTTGGTGATCGGCAAGGCCGCCGATCCGCAGACGCTCGATCCGGCGGTCACCATCGATAATAATGACTGGACGGTCACTTACCCCGCCTATCAGCGTCTGGTGCAGTATAAAACGGAAAACGGCAAAGGCTCCACGGAGGTGGAAGGGGATTTGGCCGCCGGCTGGCAGGCTTCCGCCGATGGCAAAGTCTGGACCTTTCAACTGAAGAACGATGCCAAATTTTCCGATGGCGCGCCGGTCACCGCCGAGGCGGTCAAGTTTTCGTTCGAGCGTTTGCTGAGGATTGGGCAAGGGCCGTCGGAAGCCTATCCGAAGGATTTAAACGTCGAGGTGGTCGACCCCTATACCGTGCGTTTCACGCTCAGTACGCCGTTTGCCCCCTTCCTCTATACGCTGGCCAATGCGGGTGCGGCGATCGTCAACCCGGCGGTGATAAAAGATCACGGCGCCGATGACGCCAAAGGCTGGCTGGCGGAGAACACCGCGGGCTCCGGTCCTTATATGTTACAGCGCTGGCAGAAAGGACAGCAGCTGGTGCTGGTTCCCAATCCGCACTATAACGGCGCCAAACCCGCCTTTAAACGCGTTTCGGTGAAGATCATCGGCGAGAGCGCGACGCGTCGCCTGCAGCTTTCCCGTGGCGACATCGATATTGCCGAATCACTGCCGATCGATCAGCTGGCGGCGCTGAAAAAAGAGGGAAAAGTGGCGACCAATGAATATCCGTCGCTGCGCGTAACCTATCTCTATCTCAATAACGGCAGGGCGCCGTTAAATCAGGCGGATCTGCGGCGCGCCATCTCCTGGTCGACCGATTACCCGGGCATGGTAAACGGCCTGCTCGGCGGCAACGCCAAACAGATGCGCGGCCCGATCCCGGAAGGGCTGTGGGGCTACGATGCGCAAGCCATGCAGTACGGCTTCGATGCGCAAAAGGCGCAAGCCGCCTACGACAAGGTGACCGATAAGCCATCCAGCCTGACGTTTCTCTATTCCGACAACGATGCCAACTGGGAGCCTATCGCCATCTCCACTCAGGCCAGCCTCAAAAATCTGGGCATCAACGTCAAGCTGGAGAAACTGGCCAACGCCACCATGCGCGATCGCGTCGGCAAAGGGGATTACGACATCGCCATCGGTAACTGGAGCCCCGACTTTGCCGATCCCTATATGTTTATGAACTACTGGTTCGAGTCGGATAAGAAAGGTCTGCCGGGAAACCGCGCTTTCTATGACAACAAAACCGTCGACGACCTGCTGAAGAAAGCCGTGGCGACGTCGGATCAGGCCGAGCGCAGCAAAAATTATCAGGCCGCGCAGAAGATCGTTATCGATGAGGCCGCCTATGTCTACCTGTTCCAGAAAAACTATCAGGTCGCCATCAACAAGGAAGTAAAAGGCTTTGTTTTCAATCCGATGCTGGAGCAGGTGTTTAACGTGGCGACCATGAGTAAATAA
- the ddpC gene encoding D,D-dipeptide ABC transporter permease codes for MMLSNEAAAPRKSARRQRWGKRFWMLKSSPLTLAGGVIMLIVLLLMIFSPWLTPQDPNAIDLAARLQPPSAQHWFGTDEVGRDLFSRVLIGSQLSVAAGLAVVLFSGTIGSLLGCFSGVVGGWVDALIMRIMDIMLSIPSLVLTMALAAALGPSLFNAMLAIAVVRVPFYVRLARGQTLVVRQLAYVQAAKIFGATRWHLISWHVLRNALPPLIVQASLDIGTAILMAATLGFIGLGAQQPTAEWGAMVANGRNYVLDQWWYCTFPGVAILLTAVGFNLFGDGLRDLLDPKSGGRN; via the coding sequence ATGATGTTAAGCAACGAGGCGGCGGCGCCGCGCAAAAGCGCGCGGCGACAACGCTGGGGCAAGCGCTTCTGGATGCTGAAGAGCAGCCCGCTGACGCTGGCGGGCGGCGTCATTATGCTGATCGTGCTGCTGTTGATGATCTTTTCGCCCTGGCTAACACCGCAGGATCCCAACGCCATCGATCTGGCGGCCCGTTTGCAACCGCCCTCGGCGCAGCACTGGTTCGGCACGGACGAAGTGGGGCGCGATCTGTTTAGCCGCGTGCTGATCGGCAGTCAGCTGTCGGTGGCCGCCGGTCTGGCGGTGGTGCTGTTCTCCGGCACGATCGGCTCGCTGCTGGGCTGCTTTTCCGGCGTCGTCGGCGGCTGGGTCGACGCGTTGATTATGCGCATTATGGACATCATGCTGTCGATCCCCTCGCTGGTGTTGACCATGGCGCTGGCGGCGGCGCTGGGGCCGAGTCTGTTTAATGCCATGCTGGCCATCGCCGTCGTGCGCGTTCCCTTTTATGTCCGCCTGGCGCGCGGGCAGACGCTGGTGGTGCGTCAGTTGGCCTACGTACAGGCGGCGAAAATTTTTGGCGCCACGCGCTGGCATCTGATTAGCTGGCACGTGCTGCGCAATGCGCTGCCGCCGCTGATTGTGCAGGCGTCGCTGGATATCGGCACCGCCATTCTGATGGCCGCCACGCTGGGGTTTATCGGCCTCGGCGCGCAGCAGCCGACGGCGGAGTGGGGGGCGATGGTCGCCAACGGCCGTAACTATGTGCTCGACCAGTGGTGGTATTGCACCTTCCCCGGCGTGGCGATTCTGCTTACCGCCGTCGGATTCAACCTGTTCGGCGACGGCCTGCGCGACCTGCTCGATCCGAAAAGCGGAGGACGCAACTGA
- a CDS encoding transporter substrate-binding domain-containing protein → MILRKFATAFCASTLCAVIVLAFPAHGADLLDRITAGKTITIATEARYAPFEFVQDGKIVGYDVDLMNHILQKNLPGVKVKQLDLPFQGILPGLDAKKFDFVVTAVTVNKQRIEHFAFTVPIAESTVALLKRESDTSIASLDDLSGKVVGSQAGSGQLQILQSFNEQLKAGGKPGIKEIKQYVSFDEAYADLANKRLDGVAQSLANLGPLIKSRPGIFSTLEPMLGPTTYFGWVGRKDEDSARLVKLFSDGIAEANRDGTMKALQDKWFGFTMTVPADQMPAPSL, encoded by the coding sequence ATGATACTTCGTAAATTCGCCACCGCTTTCTGCGCCTCTACACTGTGTGCTGTCATCGTCCTCGCCTTTCCTGCCCACGGCGCCGACCTGCTGGACAGGATTACCGCCGGCAAGACCATCACCATTGCCACCGAAGCGCGCTATGCGCCGTTTGAGTTTGTTCAGGACGGCAAAATCGTCGGTTACGACGTCGATCTGATGAACCATATTTTGCAAAAAAACCTGCCGGGCGTGAAAGTGAAACAGCTCGATCTGCCGTTTCAGGGGATCCTGCCGGGACTGGACGCCAAAAAATTCGATTTCGTGGTCACGGCGGTTACCGTTAACAAGCAGCGGATAGAACATTTTGCATTTACCGTGCCGATTGCCGAATCCACCGTCGCCTTGCTCAAGCGCGAAAGCGATACCTCTATTGCCTCGCTGGACGATCTCAGCGGCAAAGTAGTGGGCTCACAGGCCGGATCCGGTCAGTTGCAAATTTTGCAGTCGTTCAACGAACAGTTAAAAGCCGGGGGCAAGCCCGGCATCAAAGAAATCAAACAGTATGTGTCCTTTGATGAAGCCTATGCGGATCTGGCGAACAAGCGGCTTGACGGCGTCGCCCAGTCGCTGGCGAATCTTGGCCCGCTGATCAAAAGCCGCCCCGGCATCTTCAGCACGCTTGAACCGATGCTCGGTCCGACCACCTATTTTGGCTGGGTAGGACGTAAAGATGAAGACAGCGCCCGGTTGGTAAAACTGTTCAGTGACGGCATTGCCGAAGCCAACCGCGACGGTACGATGAAAGCGCTGCAAGACAAGTGGTTTGGCTTCACCATGACCGTTCCAGCCGATCAAATGCCTGCGCCGAGTCTGTAA
- a CDS encoding ABC transporter permease, which yields MTLWSILRQRCWGLMLVVAGVCVITFIISHLIPGDPARLLAGDRASDDIVQHIRQQLGLDQPLYVQFSRYVGELLHGNLGTSIRTGRPVLEDLRTFFPATLELAFCALLLALMLGVPLGVLSAVYRDRWLDHLVRLLAITGISTPAFWLGLGVIVLFYGYLNVLPGGGRLDDWIDPPLRVTGFYTVDSLLEGNGEAFWNSLQHLILPALTLAFVHLGIVARQIRSAMLEQLSEDYIRTARASGLPAWRVILCYALPNALIPSVTVLGLALGDLLYGAVLTETVFSWPGMGAYVVSSIQALDFPAVMGFAVVVSLAYVVVNLVVDLLYLWIDPRIGRGGAE from the coding sequence ATGACCTTGTGGAGTATTTTACGGCAGCGCTGTTGGGGACTGATGCTCGTGGTGGCGGGGGTTTGCGTCATCACCTTTATCATTTCCCACCTGATCCCCGGCGATCCGGCGCGCTTGCTGGCCGGGGATCGCGCCAGCGACGACATTGTTCAGCATATTCGCCAACAGTTGGGGCTGGATCAACCGCTGTATGTCCAGTTTTCTCGCTACGTCGGCGAGTTGCTGCACGGCAATCTGGGGACGTCCATTCGCACCGGGCGTCCGGTGCTGGAGGATTTGCGCACATTTTTTCCCGCCACGCTGGAGCTGGCCTTTTGCGCCCTGCTGCTGGCGCTGATGCTGGGCGTGCCGCTCGGCGTGCTGTCGGCGGTGTATCGCGATCGCTGGCTCGATCATCTGGTGCGTTTACTGGCGATCACCGGTATCTCCACCCCCGCATTCTGGCTGGGGTTGGGGGTGATTGTGCTGTTTTACGGCTACCTTAATGTGCTGCCCGGCGGCGGGCGTCTTGATGACTGGATCGATCCGCCGCTGCGGGTAACCGGGTTTTATACCGTCGACTCGCTGCTGGAAGGCAACGGAGAGGCGTTCTGGAACAGCCTGCAACATCTGATTCTGCCCGCGCTGACGCTGGCCTTTGTGCACCTGGGCATTGTGGCGCGTCAAATCCGCTCCGCCATGCTTGAGCAGCTCAGCGAAGATTATATTCGCACCGCGCGCGCCAGCGGTTTACCGGCCTGGCGCGTCATCCTCTGCTATGCGCTGCCCAATGCGCTGATCCCGTCGGTTACCGTTCTGGGGCTGGCCTTGGGCGATCTGCTGTACGGCGCGGTGCTGACGGAAACCGTATTTTCCTGGCCCGGCATGGGCGCTTATGTGGTCTCGTCGATTCAGGCGCTGGATTTCCCGGCGGTGATGGGCTTCGCGGTGGTGGTTTCACTGGCGTATGTGGTGGTCAATCTGGTGGTGGATCTGCTCTATTTATGGATAGACCCCCGCATTGGGCGTGGGGGGGCGGAATGA
- a CDS encoding ABC transporter ATP-binding protein encodes MSDILLELQDVHVNFPARKNWRGKITEQVHALNGLDLQIVRGETLGIVGESGCGKSTLAQLLMGMLKPAAGTCFRARSPTSWLGSGMQMVFQDPLSSLDPRLPVWRIITEPVWLQKHNCERERRALAVELAELVGIRPEYLDRLPHAFSGGQRQRISIARALSSQPDIIVLDEPTSALDISVQAQILNLLVKLQQQRALTYVLISHNVSVVRHMSDRVAVMYLGQIVELGGAQQVLTAPRHPYTRLLLDSVPRVGRSLDGEIEDRKGELPGNRVLPPGCFFRERCPLAAEGCERRQPMSSTEQNVAVRCWRAA; translated from the coding sequence ATGTCTGATATCTTGCTTGAACTACAGGATGTACACGTCAATTTTCCCGCGCGCAAAAACTGGCGTGGAAAAATCACCGAACAGGTACATGCGTTAAATGGTCTGGATTTGCAAATTGTTCGCGGGGAGACTCTGGGGATTGTGGGCGAATCCGGTTGTGGCAAAAGCACGCTGGCCCAGTTATTGATGGGCATGTTAAAACCCGCCGCGGGAACGTGCTTTCGCGCCCGCAGCCCGACCTCATGGCTTGGCAGCGGGATGCAAATGGTGTTTCAGGATCCGCTTTCATCGCTGGATCCGCGCTTGCCCGTCTGGCGAATTATCACCGAACCGGTCTGGCTGCAAAAACACAACTGTGAACGGGAACGCCGGGCGTTAGCGGTGGAACTGGCGGAGCTGGTCGGCATTCGCCCGGAATATCTGGATCGTCTGCCCCACGCTTTTTCCGGGGGCCAGCGCCAGCGTATCTCGATTGCCCGCGCGCTCTCTTCACAGCCCGATATCATCGTGCTCGATGAACCCACGTCAGCGCTGGATATTTCCGTTCAGGCGCAAATTCTCAACTTGCTGGTGAAACTGCAACAGCAGCGCGCACTGACCTATGTGCTGATTTCACATAATGTGTCGGTGGTGCGCCATATGAGCGACCGCGTCGCGGTGATGTATCTCGGGCAAATCGTCGAGCTGGGCGGCGCTCAGCAGGTGCTGACCGCGCCGCGACATCCTTATACCCGGCTGCTGCTGGATTCGGTGCCGCGCGTGGGTCGTTCGCTGGACGGGGAGATTGAGGATCGTAAAGGCGAGCTGCCGGGCAACCGCGTGTTGCCGCCGGGCTGTTTTTTCCGCGAGCGCTGTCCGCTGGCCGCTGAAGGCTGCGAGCGGCGGCAGCCGATGTCATCCACGGAACAAAATGTGGCCGTTCGCTGCTGGCGCGCCGCCTGA